A genomic stretch from Photobacterium atrarenae includes:
- a CDS encoding RteC domain-containing protein, which produces MVFPTSARPIPDRDWKEYLEKALEAIDEFFRQHWDF; this is translated from the coding sequence ATGGTTTTTCCAACGTCAGCAAGACCCATCCCGGACCGTGACTGGAAAGAGTATTTAGAAAAAGCCCTGGAAGCGATTGACGAATTCTTTCGCCAGCATTGGGACTTCTGA
- a CDS encoding TSUP family transporter — translation MDISLDILAMLFLVAGLAGFIDAIAGGGGLLTVPALLAAGIPPAQTLATNKLQSSFGSFSATLYFVRSGLVRLSDMRNAIICTFIGSMLGAELVQRIDAGILTSLIPGLLVAISLYFLLAPQVGQGGGTPKLSDNAFALTIGTSVGFYDGFFGPGTGSLFTVGFVAIAQLGLVEATARTKVLNFTSNIAALLFFILAGLPVWEVGLIMAVGGFLGARVGAKVAVTKGRKLIRPMVVSISMLMALKLLWEQHPQWFQ, via the coding sequence ATGGATATTTCTTTAGATATTCTGGCCATGTTATTTCTGGTTGCGGGCCTGGCCGGGTTTATTGATGCAATTGCCGGCGGTGGCGGCCTGTTGACGGTGCCAGCACTGTTGGCAGCCGGGATCCCGCCAGCCCAGACTCTGGCGACCAATAAACTGCAAAGCTCTTTCGGCAGCTTTTCCGCAACGCTGTACTTTGTCCGGAGTGGCCTGGTGCGACTGAGTGACATGCGCAATGCGATCATCTGTACCTTTATTGGCTCCATGCTTGGAGCGGAACTGGTTCAGCGAATTGATGCCGGGATCTTAACCAGCTTGATCCCAGGCTTGCTGGTGGCGATTTCGCTTTACTTTCTGCTGGCACCTCAGGTCGGCCAGGGCGGCGGTACACCGAAACTGTCGGACAATGCGTTTGCGTTAACCATCGGCACCAGTGTTGGCTTTTATGATGGCTTTTTCGGTCCGGGCACCGGTTCACTGTTTACCGTCGGTTTTGTTGCAATTGCTCAGCTAGGGCTGGTCGAGGCCACGGCACGCACCAAGGTCCTCAACTTCACGTCCAACATAGCAGCCTTGCTGTTTTTTATTCTGGCCGGTCTGCCAGTATGGGAAGTCGGTCTGATTATGGCCGTGGGCGGATTCCTAGGCGCTCGGGTAGGTGCGAAAGTGGCAGTGACCAAAGGGCGAAAACTGATCCGCCCGATGGTGGTAAGCATCTCTATGCTGATGGCGCTCAAGCTTCTGTGGGAACAGCATCCGCAATGGTTTCAATGA
- a CDS encoding LysR family transcriptional regulator: protein MLLEGIETLLVLAREGTMSKAGSTLYISQSAVSKRIAGLEKRLGKKLIEPDGRRIKLTADADALIRNVGPSYRELKGLIYEQQHVQDQTLISLACSETLVAGYLGQRLGEYLHIDPYISISTHHTPVIIERVQSGDATLGFCAGHLPPHHGLATRHLLDEPFSIVSHQPLGRQPDAILVNDLKNPANAYQASLLQQAGILPLMEMDSYTASAQLALGGVAPALIPQSIVKALKIDPVHCHHFDFLDHLTRPVHLCYRHKTYRSTRVQRLIETIADAVPTEA, encoded by the coding sequence GTGCTGTTAGAAGGGATTGAGACTTTGCTGGTTCTGGCCAGAGAAGGCACCATGAGTAAAGCAGGCAGTACCCTGTATATCAGCCAGAGTGCGGTCAGTAAGCGCATCGCCGGGCTGGAGAAGCGGCTGGGGAAAAAGCTGATAGAGCCGGACGGACGGCGAATTAAGCTGACTGCGGATGCAGATGCCCTGATCCGCAACGTCGGTCCGAGCTATCGCGAGCTGAAGGGACTGATTTACGAGCAGCAACACGTCCAGGATCAGACCCTGATCTCCCTCGCCTGCTCAGAAACCCTGGTCGCCGGATATCTCGGCCAGCGGCTGGGCGAGTACCTGCATATCGATCCCTATATCTCGATCTCAACCCATCACACCCCGGTCATTATTGAGCGGGTCCAATCCGGTGATGCCACCCTGGGCTTCTGTGCCGGACACCTGCCGCCGCACCACGGGCTGGCCACCCGACACTTGCTGGATGAGCCGTTTTCCATTGTCAGTCACCAGCCGCTTGGCCGTCAGCCGGATGCTATCCTGGTCAACGACCTGAAAAACCCGGCCAACGCATACCAGGCCAGCCTGCTCCAGCAGGCGGGGATCCTGCCACTGATGGAGATGGACTCCTACACCGCTTCAGCCCAGCTCGCGCTCGGCGGCGTAGCGCCGGCTCTGATCCCGCAGTCGATTGTCAAAGCACTCAAGATTGATCCGGTGCACTGCCACCACTTCGATTTCTTGGACCACCTCACCCGCCCGGTTCACTTGTGCTACCGGCACAAAACCTACCGTTCAACGCGGGTTCAGCGACTCATTGAAACCATTGCGGATGCTGTTCCCACAGAAGCTTGA
- a CDS encoding MarR family winged helix-turn-helix transcriptional regulator: MDKHEEVLIALRQIIRAIDLHSRKLNKVAGLTGPQLVLMRAIRDSGEVTIRQLSNNTNMSQATATTILDRLEKRGLVIRERSKLDKRKVHAYLTEQGKEALAQAPMLLQESFISRFQQLEDWEQSLLLSSVQRISSMMNAEHLDVAAVLEVGSITQQETPTGE, from the coding sequence ATGGACAAGCACGAAGAAGTCCTCATTGCCCTTCGACAGATTATTAGAGCTATCGATTTGCATTCGAGAAAACTCAATAAGGTTGCAGGGTTAACAGGGCCTCAGTTAGTTTTGATGCGAGCGATTCGTGACTCGGGCGAGGTCACTATTCGTCAATTGTCAAACAACACCAATATGAGTCAGGCGACAGCGACAACCATTCTCGATCGCCTGGAGAAACGCGGTCTGGTGATCCGCGAGCGCAGTAAGCTGGATAAACGTAAAGTCCATGCGTACCTGACCGAGCAGGGTAAAGAAGCCCTGGCTCAGGCTCCGATGTTACTCCAGGAGAGTTTCATTTCTCGTTTTCAGCAACTGGAGGACTGGGAGCAGTCTCTGCTGCTGTCTTCGGTTCAGCGTATCTCATCCATGATGAATGCAGAGCATCTGGATGTCGCCGCAGTGCTGGAAGTGGGTAGTATTACCCAGCAAGAAACCCCAACCGGTGAGTAA
- a CDS encoding imelysin family protein yields the protein MNTKFTRNLIAASLLTLPVFAQAAPTKADVVEHYADIAHSVFSDALTTAQSLDKALDALIANPSEANLNKAREAWKAARVPYQQSEVFRFGNAVVDDWEGQLNAWPLDEGLIDYVAGEYHYELGNEGAKANIIANQSLQIGNSEIDVSQITPELLADLNELGGSEANVATGYHAIEFLLWGQDLNGTERGAGERQYTDFAYGEACTNDNCDRRRAYLKAASELLQSDLTWMTQQWAANVKGNYRAELLADSPENGLRKMLFGMGSLSLGELAGERMKVALEANSTEDEHDCFSDNTHYSHYYNEQGIYNVYTGTYMRVNGTLVSGPGIHALVEQKDKQAAKQIQAEFDRARSQVYTLVQSAEKQNQHFDQLIAAGNKAGNAMVNDAIFALVKQTAEIERAANIIGISNLNPDTADHQF from the coding sequence ATGAACACCAAATTTACCCGCAACCTGATTGCTGCGTCGCTGTTGACGTTGCCTGTATTTGCACAAGCAGCGCCAACCAAAGCTGACGTTGTAGAACACTATGCTGATATTGCTCACAGCGTGTTCAGTGATGCGTTGACGACCGCACAATCGCTGGATAAGGCGCTTGATGCGCTGATTGCCAATCCGTCGGAAGCCAACCTGAACAAAGCCCGTGAAGCCTGGAAGGCAGCTCGTGTTCCTTACCAGCAATCAGAAGTTTTTCGTTTTGGTAATGCCGTGGTTGATGACTGGGAAGGCCAACTCAATGCCTGGCCGCTGGATGAAGGCCTGATTGACTATGTCGCCGGTGAGTACCATTACGAGCTGGGTAATGAAGGTGCCAAGGCCAATATTATCGCCAACCAGAGCCTGCAGATTGGTAACAGCGAAATTGATGTTTCCCAAATCACCCCTGAGTTGCTGGCTGACCTCAATGAGCTGGGCGGCTCGGAAGCCAATGTTGCGACGGGTTATCATGCGATTGAATTCCTGCTGTGGGGCCAGGATCTGAACGGGACAGAGCGCGGTGCAGGTGAGCGTCAGTACACCGACTTTGCGTATGGGGAAGCGTGTACCAATGACAACTGCGATCGTCGTCGCGCGTACCTGAAAGCGGCATCTGAGTTGCTGCAATCTGATCTGACCTGGATGACCCAGCAATGGGCCGCAAACGTGAAAGGCAACTACCGTGCTGAGCTGCTGGCAGACTCGCCGGAGAACGGTTTGCGCAAGATGCTATTCGGGATGGGTTCTCTGTCTCTGGGTGAACTGGCCGGTGAGCGAATGAAAGTCGCGCTGGAAGCCAACTCAACTGAAGATGAACACGATTGTTTCTCTGATAACACCCACTACTCTCATTACTATAACGAGCAGGGAATTTACAACGTTTACACCGGGACTTACATGCGTGTGAACGGAACGCTGGTGTCCGGCCCGGGTATCCATGCCCTGGTAGAGCAAAAAGACAAGCAAGCAGCGAAACAAATCCAGGCAGAGTTTGACCGTGCCCGTAGCCAGGTCTACACCCTGGTTCAGTCTGCCGAGAAGCAAAATCAGCACTTTGATCAGCTGATTGCGGCTGGCAATAAAGCGGGGAATGCAATGGTCAATGATGCGATCTTCGCCCTGGTGAAGCAGACGGCTGAAATCGAGCGTGCAGCGAACATCATTGGGATCAGCAACCTGAACCCGGATACGGCTGATCACCAGTTTTAA
- a CDS encoding di-heme oxidoreductase family protein: MKLYLTAAWISMAACSITTSAQATGSESKPASSITLKSGGGTTVNKSGPNAFSLPAANLPLSKRLDFSVGNSFFRNPWVQAPATTDARDGLGPIFNTNGCQNCHIKDGRGHPPEPGDSNAVSMLVRLSIPATTAEQQRALITGGVIPDPIYGDQLQDFSNPGAEPEGQVAVTYRDVPVTFADGEVITLREPTVTITDLNYGALHPEVMLSARIAPPMIGLGLLEQIPEATLEAIAREQREGQQGISGKLNKVWDVQLQQTVTGRFGWKAGQPTVMQQNAAAFNGDVGLTSKLFPQENCTAAQTVCAELPSGGEPEVSDNVLTFVEFYARHLAVPARRNINDPQVKQGEALFKSTGCESCHRTAIQTAKNDQLPALSEQIIHPYSDLLLHDMGEGLADHRGEFLASGREWRTAPLWGIGYTEEVNGHTYFLHDGRARNLMEAILWHGGEAQQSRDKVLMLNKNERDALIAFLQSL, from the coding sequence ATGAAGTTGTACCTTACGGCAGCATGGATTTCTATGGCTGCATGCTCCATTACGACCTCCGCTCAAGCGACTGGCTCTGAGTCCAAACCTGCATCCAGCATCACCCTGAAGTCCGGTGGTGGCACCACTGTCAATAAATCTGGCCCAAACGCTTTTTCTCTCCCGGCGGCCAATTTACCGTTGTCGAAACGCCTGGATTTTAGTGTCGGCAATAGCTTCTTTCGTAACCCTTGGGTTCAGGCGCCGGCAACCACGGATGCCCGTGACGGCCTGGGGCCGATTTTCAACACCAATGGCTGTCAGAACTGCCATATCAAAGATGGCCGGGGCCATCCGCCGGAGCCGGGAGACAGTAATGCGGTCTCTATGCTGGTACGCCTGAGCATTCCGGCCACGACGGCTGAGCAGCAGCGAGCTTTGATCACTGGCGGGGTGATCCCGGATCCGATTTACGGCGATCAGCTGCAGGATTTCTCCAACCCGGGCGCCGAACCGGAGGGGCAGGTGGCGGTCACTTACCGTGATGTGCCGGTGACTTTCGCGGATGGCGAGGTGATTACGCTGCGAGAGCCAACCGTGACCATTACCGATTTGAACTATGGTGCCTTGCATCCGGAAGTGATGTTGTCGGCCCGGATTGCGCCGCCGATGATTGGCCTGGGGCTGCTGGAACAAATTCCTGAAGCGACTCTCGAAGCGATTGCCCGCGAGCAGCGTGAGGGCCAGCAAGGGATCTCCGGCAAGCTGAATAAAGTGTGGGACGTTCAGTTGCAGCAAACCGTGACCGGACGATTTGGCTGGAAGGCCGGTCAGCCGACCGTGATGCAGCAAAATGCCGCGGCGTTTAACGGCGATGTTGGTCTGACGAGCAAGCTGTTCCCGCAGGAAAACTGTACTGCGGCACAGACGGTATGTGCGGAGCTACCGAGTGGCGGTGAGCCGGAAGTTAGCGATAACGTACTGACATTTGTTGAGTTTTATGCCCGCCACCTGGCAGTGCCGGCGCGTCGTAACATCAACGATCCGCAGGTCAAACAAGGTGAAGCCCTGTTTAAGTCGACGGGCTGTGAAAGTTGCCACCGCACGGCAATTCAAACTGCGAAGAATGATCAACTCCCTGCGCTGTCAGAGCAGATCATCCACCCGTATTCCGATTTGCTGCTGCACGATATGGGAGAAGGTCTGGCTGATCACCGCGGTGAATTCCTGGCCAGCGGCCGTGAGTGGCGAACCGCGCCGCTGTGGGGCATCGGTTATACCGAAGAAGTTAATGGCCATACCTACTTCCTCCATGACGGCCGGGCACGGAACCTGATGGAAGCGATTCTCTGGCATGGCGGCGAAGCACAGCAAAGCCGTGATAAAGTATTGATGTTAAATAAGAATGAACGCGATGCATTGATTGCTTTCTTGCAGTCGCTCTAG
- a CDS encoding imelysin family protein: protein MRSSVFSVAVAALMMSGCQEQQTMSESVHQLHVSSAENFATAAVELNQDLAAVCEDYSPATLDTAQQSWQQVMERWMVFQGREKGSESALALSWQIQFWPDKKNITGIKLSQLLKQDKAWTVDDIAEQSVAVQGLGAIEWFLFERADQLENGQGCRLAGAIGDRLAQSGEQLVLAWQDNPWQQMTPQLALGEYLGALNNQLDYSMKKLGRPMGKPGSPKPYQAEAWRSQTSLSHLKASVAAMQQLYLAGGNGLDAMLRQQGYSDIADRISHQFAALLEGWPPSDAMVPMLKTVAGYRELLKIYNSLEYIRIALHDEVAPELGIVVGFNATDGD, encoded by the coding sequence ATGAGAAGTTCCGTATTTTCAGTGGCTGTTGCGGCGCTAATGATGAGCGGCTGTCAGGAGCAGCAAACGATGAGTGAGTCTGTTCACCAGCTGCATGTCTCATCGGCTGAAAACTTTGCGACCGCTGCTGTGGAACTGAATCAGGATTTGGCAGCTGTGTGTGAGGACTACAGCCCGGCGACGCTGGACACAGCGCAGCAGTCCTGGCAACAGGTGATGGAGCGCTGGATGGTGTTTCAAGGCCGGGAGAAGGGCAGTGAATCGGCGTTAGCGCTGAGCTGGCAGATCCAGTTCTGGCCGGATAAGAAGAACATTACCGGGATCAAGCTCAGTCAGTTGCTGAAGCAGGATAAAGCCTGGACGGTGGATGATATTGCTGAGCAGAGCGTGGCAGTTCAAGGCCTCGGTGCGATCGAGTGGTTCCTGTTTGAGCGCGCTGATCAGCTGGAAAACGGTCAGGGCTGCCGGTTGGCTGGGGCGATTGGCGATCGTCTGGCCCAGAGTGGCGAGCAACTGGTTTTGGCCTGGCAGGACAATCCATGGCAGCAGATGACGCCACAGCTGGCGCTGGGCGAGTATCTGGGCGCGCTCAATAACCAGCTGGATTATAGTATGAAAAAGCTTGGCCGGCCGATGGGCAAGCCGGGCTCGCCAAAGCCTTATCAGGCAGAAGCGTGGCGCTCGCAAACTTCGTTGAGCCACCTCAAGGCCAGCGTGGCAGCGATGCAGCAGCTCTACCTGGCTGGCGGCAATGGCCTGGATGCGATGCTCCGTCAGCAGGGGTATTCAGATATTGCCGATCGGATCAGCCATCAGTTTGCTGCCCTGCTGGAAGGCTGGCCGCCGTCTGATGCCATGGTACCGATGCTCAAAACTGTCGCGGGGTATCGCGAACTGTTGAAGATTTATAACAGCCTGGAGTATATCCGGATTGCGCTGCATGATGAGGTGGCGCCGGAGTTAGGGATCGTGGTGGGGTTCAATGCAACCGATGGTGACTGA
- a CDS encoding DUF1513 domain-containing protein — MVTDTTRRKLLRAALGAAALAPMTSALTACSSTTSATRATPRIIGCSRTAKGGYAVVVAAQDGQPIYRVALPGRGHGVALQPGGTLAAAFSRRPGQYLQVMDYQSGEAWPIRVADPGRHFYGHGVFSADGQYLYVTEGISTTSEGVIGVYQVVPGLPKVAEYTGFGIGPHEAVLVDAQTLAIGVGGVHTQGRTPLNLETMQPALVYLDARTGALLEQVTLADKRLSIRHLSVTDTGEVACGQQYRGEPEQAAPLVALHRRGEPLRQLLANDEQWLRFNHYIASIASVDGYLLATSPRGNCYGIWHEASRELVDIRPLVDASGVGIFQGEWLVGSGSGKVLTVAPPAQVTGSQSPVMWDNHWNVLPV, encoded by the coding sequence ATGGTGACTGATACAACACGACGCAAGCTATTGCGTGCCGCCCTGGGAGCCGCTGCGCTGGCCCCGATGACTTCTGCCCTGACGGCTTGTAGCAGTACGACGTCGGCAACCCGGGCGACGCCGCGAATTATCGGCTGTAGCCGTACGGCCAAGGGCGGTTATGCGGTGGTTGTGGCAGCGCAAGATGGTCAACCTATCTACCGGGTGGCGCTGCCGGGTCGTGGCCACGGGGTTGCCCTACAACCGGGCGGGACGCTGGCAGCGGCATTCAGCCGTCGTCCGGGCCAGTACCTGCAGGTGATGGATTACCAGAGCGGCGAGGCCTGGCCGATCCGCGTCGCTGATCCGGGCCGGCATTTCTACGGTCACGGGGTGTTTTCCGCTGACGGTCAGTACCTGTACGTGACCGAAGGGATCAGCACCACCAGCGAAGGCGTAATTGGCGTCTATCAGGTGGTTCCGGGTCTGCCGAAGGTTGCTGAATATACAGGATTTGGTATCGGCCCCCATGAAGCCGTGCTGGTCGATGCCCAGACGCTGGCCATTGGCGTAGGCGGGGTTCACACCCAGGGGCGGACGCCGCTGAACCTGGAGACGATGCAGCCGGCGTTGGTTTACCTCGATGCCCGGACTGGCGCGTTGCTGGAGCAGGTCACGCTGGCCGATAAACGGCTCAGTATCCGTCACCTGAGTGTGACCGATACCGGCGAAGTGGCGTGTGGTCAGCAGTACCGTGGTGAGCCGGAGCAGGCGGCACCGCTGGTTGCACTGCATCGCCGCGGGGAGCCGCTCCGCCAGCTGCTGGCAAATGACGAGCAGTGGCTGCGGTTCAATCATTACATTGCCAGCATCGCCAGTGTCGACGGGTATTTACTGGCCACGTCGCCACGGGGCAACTGTTACGGGATTTGGCATGAAGCCAGTCGCGAGCTGGTTGATATCCGTCCGCTGGTGGATGCCTCCGGGGTTGGGATCTTCCAGGGCGAATGGCTGGTCGGCTCCGGCTCCGGGAAAGTGCTGACTGTGGCACCGCCCGCTCAGGTGACCGGGTCTCAGAGTCCGGTGATGTGGGATAACCACTGGAATGTCTTGCCGGTCTAA
- a CDS encoding L,D-transpeptidase family protein: MAISKLCSIGLAVMVTAQVVSAETPLPAQSPVAALTAAEPAAVARAPQADAEQWVRQATRNLSSVQYIQPLAELYLANGYAPLWQDAFAADELEAQLRSLALSAVSTDFSHRFTQLKLLKQSNDWRQYDLLATDTLLAYMSYLESLPEYGRGWLFGAGVEPRLPPPSAMGLSQLHRAIETGRLRQFVGALKPQDRRYAELQRAIDALVQTMREPWPGFYQPGYIRLGTRLKRPEALITRLAMLGDLTADQAEQLKAAHVRTYNIDLANAVKRFQQRHGLKVDGVIGPQTRYWLAMPVQERIRILALNAQRLRLWPADVPSMLVVNIPAYDLSLWLDNEHVLDSKVIVGRPSRPTPLMTSTVASVVFNPYWNVPNSIMRKDILPKARYDRGYLYRNGFRVIRSWNSSEQIPIHTIDWRIVNAKAFPYRLRQQPGKRNALGRFKFNIPNNNAIYLHDTPAKSLFNKTTRAFSSGCIRVEHADDLARILLTDSGVSPQRVDELKARSKTRTVGLNNQVKVHLIYQTAWVDGDGRVNFRNDVYSYDQNNQVPQKIEKFTFLFSGEKPY; encoded by the coding sequence ATGGCTATATCTAAGCTTTGTAGTATCGGGCTTGCTGTGATGGTCACGGCTCAGGTGGTGTCGGCTGAGACACCGTTGCCTGCTCAGTCCCCAGTCGCGGCATTGACCGCAGCTGAGCCGGCGGCTGTAGCGCGTGCGCCGCAGGCTGATGCTGAGCAATGGGTTCGTCAGGCAACGCGCAACCTTTCGAGCGTGCAATACATCCAGCCACTGGCTGAGCTGTATCTGGCCAACGGTTATGCGCCGCTATGGCAGGACGCTTTCGCTGCCGATGAGCTGGAAGCGCAGCTCCGATCCCTCGCCCTGTCCGCGGTGAGTACTGATTTCTCGCATCGTTTCACGCAACTCAAGCTGCTAAAACAATCCAATGACTGGCGCCAGTATGACTTGCTGGCGACCGATACCCTGCTGGCTTATATGAGCTATCTGGAAAGTTTGCCCGAATACGGGCGGGGCTGGTTGTTTGGGGCCGGGGTTGAGCCCCGCCTGCCGCCGCCGTCTGCGATGGGATTGAGCCAGCTGCATCGCGCAATTGAGACCGGGCGGTTACGCCAGTTTGTGGGGGCGCTGAAACCCCAAGATCGGCGTTATGCCGAGCTACAGCGGGCCATTGATGCGTTGGTACAAACGATGCGTGAGCCGTGGCCCGGTTTTTATCAGCCGGGGTATATCCGGCTGGGCACCCGATTGAAAAGGCCGGAGGCCCTGATCACCCGGTTGGCGATGCTGGGTGATTTAACGGCCGATCAGGCGGAACAGCTCAAAGCAGCGCATGTGCGGACTTATAACATCGACCTGGCCAATGCGGTGAAGCGCTTTCAGCAACGGCACGGGCTGAAAGTCGACGGGGTGATAGGCCCGCAAACCCGGTACTGGTTGGCGATGCCGGTGCAGGAGCGGATCCGGATCCTGGCGCTGAATGCCCAGCGGTTACGCCTGTGGCCGGCAGATGTACCGTCGATGTTGGTGGTGAATATTCCGGCTTATGACCTGAGCCTGTGGCTGGATAATGAACATGTGCTCGATAGCAAAGTGATTGTCGGGCGTCCCAGCCGTCCGACGCCATTGATGACCTCAACGGTTGCGTCCGTGGTGTTCAATCCGTACTGGAATGTGCCGAACTCCATTATGCGCAAAGATATTTTGCCGAAGGCCCGGTACGATCGCGGTTATCTTTATCGCAATGGCTTTCGGGTGATCCGAAGCTGGAACAGCTCAGAACAGATCCCGATCCACACCATTGACTGGCGTATCGTCAATGCAAAAGCATTTCCGTATCGGCTGCGCCAGCAACCGGGAAAGAGAAACGCACTGGGGCGGTTTAAATTCAATATCCCCAACAATAATGCAATCTACTTGCATGATACGCCGGCCAAAAGCCTGTTCAACAAAACCACCCGGGCATTCAGCTCCGGCTGTATCCGGGTCGAGCATGCCGACGACTTGGCCCGGATCCTGTTAACCGATTCCGGGGTTTCACCACAGCGGGTCGATGAGCTCAAGGCCCGGAGCAAAACCCGAACTGTCGGGCTTAATAACCAGGTGAAGGTACATCTGATTTATCAGACAGCCTGGGTGGATGGCGACGGGCGGGTGAACTTCCGCAACGATGTCTACAGCTATGATCAAAACAACCAGGTCCCGCAAAAGATAGAAAAATTTACATTTCTTTTTTCAGGTGAAAAACCTTACTAG
- a CDS encoding DUF882 domain-containing protein, which translates to MDYTRRRLLAAGGVAVGACLLPGVALSSPYKASSPNEVSNPNEVTSARTLSLCNIHTREDLETQYFDGKSYIRQELQRINHICRDFRRNEVAHMDRRLFDAIAEIQQGLGHKGQVRIISGYRSPDTNRALQKNGGVAKKSYHMKGQAIDFNLEGVPLSKVRNAALELRLGGVGYYPKSGFVHIDTGPVRRW; encoded by the coding sequence ATTGATTACACGCGTCGCCGGTTGTTGGCTGCCGGAGGAGTGGCTGTCGGCGCATGTTTACTGCCTGGAGTGGCACTTTCAAGTCCGTATAAAGCCTCCAGTCCGAATGAAGTTTCTAATCCGAATGAAGTGACCAGCGCTCGAACGCTGTCACTGTGTAATATCCACACCCGCGAGGATCTCGAAACCCAGTATTTTGACGGGAAAAGTTATATCCGACAGGAGCTGCAGCGGATCAATCATATCTGCCGTGACTTTCGACGCAATGAGGTAGCGCATATGGATCGACGCCTGTTTGATGCGATCGCCGAGATCCAGCAAGGTTTGGGCCATAAAGGCCAGGTGCGCATTATTTCGGGATATCGATCACCGGATACAAATCGCGCGCTGCAAAAAAATGGTGGTGTGGCGAAAAAAAGCTATCATATGAAAGGTCAGGCGATCGACTTCAACCTTGAAGGAGTCCCGTTGTCGAAAGTGCGTAACGCCGCACTGGAACTTCGCCTTGGTGGCGTCGGCTATTACCCGAAGAGCGGGTTTGTCCACATTGATACAGGTCCGGTACGTCGCTGGTAA
- a CDS encoding MBL fold metallo-hydrolase, with the protein MSLQYTIVPVTPFQQNCSIIWCDETHEAAMVDPGGDIEQLKAKVQTLGLKITKLILTHGHLDHVGGTAPLAAELAVPVIGPHRDDAFWLQGLPEQSQMFGFPRTEAFEPDQWLAEGDVITVGNQSLLVYHTPGHTPGHVVLFSETAKLAFVGDVLFKGGIGRTDFPKGDYQTLIDSIKGKLWLLGNDVTFIPGHGPQSTFGQERASNPFVADEMPLY; encoded by the coding sequence ATGAGTCTTCAGTATACAATTGTTCCGGTCACCCCGTTTCAGCAAAACTGCTCTATTATCTGGTGTGATGAAACCCATGAAGCCGCAATGGTGGATCCGGGGGGCGATATTGAGCAGCTCAAGGCTAAGGTGCAGACACTGGGGCTGAAGATCACCAAGTTGATCCTGACTCATGGTCACCTGGACCATGTTGGCGGCACTGCGCCGCTGGCCGCTGAGCTGGCAGTGCCGGTTATCGGTCCGCACCGGGACGATGCGTTCTGGTTGCAGGGGCTACCCGAGCAGAGCCAGATGTTTGGTTTTCCGCGCACCGAAGCCTTTGAGCCGGATCAGTGGCTGGCAGAAGGTGATGTGATCACGGTCGGTAACCAATCGCTCCTGGTCTATCATACGCCGGGCCATACACCGGGCCATGTGGTGTTGTTCAGTGAGACCGCCAAGCTGGCGTTTGTCGGTGATGTGCTGTTTAAGGGCGGTATTGGCCGCACGGATTTCCCGAAAGGGGACTACCAAACCTTGATTGATTCCATCAAAGGGAAATTGTGGCTGCTGGGCAATGATGTCACCTTTATTCCGGGGCACGGGCCGCAATCAACGTTTGGTCAGGAGCGCGCCTCAAATCCGTTTGTCGCGGACGAAATGCCGCTTTACTGA
- a CDS encoding DUF2982 domain-containing protein: protein MKTRYIKPLTAKPRGILLLLSLSAFLALGLLVFWFPQINSAAVALLLLAAVTLLIIGIKQTQDPEVSFTLTFMHLQFHSPYGGWLARWTNIAEIGPATVAYQGWHQPIPWVGVRLKEYDEFLESICPRIASKILMEQRALLIMAYRRAEHPPHHIEDMLFDDRHYITRSGKTLKGLLAMLANRMKYNRELLGYDFFISEDLLDRPTDDFVGLTRRYLAAC, encoded by the coding sequence TTGAAAACCCGCTATATCAAACCCCTAACCGCCAAACCCCGTGGCATCTTGCTGCTCTTGAGTCTGAGTGCATTTCTCGCATTGGGCTTACTCGTCTTCTGGTTTCCGCAAATCAACTCGGCAGCTGTCGCGCTGCTGCTGCTCGCAGCAGTCACCTTACTGATTATCGGCATCAAACAAACCCAGGATCCGGAAGTGTCTTTCACCCTGACCTTCATGCATCTGCAGTTCCACAGCCCGTATGGCGGCTGGCTGGCCCGCTGGACTAATATTGCGGAGATCGGACCGGCAACGGTGGCCTATCAGGGCTGGCATCAACCCATTCCCTGGGTCGGCGTCCGACTGAAGGAGTATGACGAATTTTTGGAATCGATTTGCCCGCGGATCGCCAGCAAAATTCTGATGGAGCAGCGGGCGCTGCTGATCATGGCTTACCGCCGGGCCGAGCATCCGCCTCACCACATTGAGGATATGCTGTTTGATGACCGGCACTACATCACCCGAAGCGGCAAAACGCTGAAAGGGCTGCTCGCGATGCTGGCCAACCGGATGAAGTACAATCGCGAGCTGTTGGGGTATGACTTCTTTATTTCCGAAGATCTACTGGATCGCCCAACGGATGACTTCGTTGGGCTGACCCGGCGATATCTCGCGGCGTGCTGA